TAAGGGCAACTAATCCATTTAAATTACCTTCTAATATTGTCATATTTATCTAACTAATTCCTATAAAATTATTTCATCATCAAAGATATGTTACGAACCTCATCTTCCAAATCTACTCTTATAAATTAAGATATTTTGTTAAACTTTCTGGCACAAATTATTTACCTTAGAAAAAATGGTGTTTTAAGCAGTTATTATCCCATTAAAAACAGGTTATTTAAATCCTCCACAGATACCAATACCTATTATAAGTAATACGAAAAATAATATAAAATATCCCCATATTAAATTAAAAAAGACTTTAGCTGCTTTAGGGTTCTGTTTTTTTACCAAGATGCCTATAATACCAAAAAGTATAGCTGGGCTTGATATCGCCAAGAGGGCTGCTATAATATAGGGCAATCCTTCTAATGTCATATTTCTTTTTTTAATTGGTTCAAATAGTCTACCTTTTCATCTCTGTAAAACAAATTCATAGTTTCAAAAGGTATAATGGTATTATCTTTATTTACAATGTGTACGCAAGATTTTTTTATGGCACGAACATCAAAATTATAAGCATCAATAAATTGCATAATAATAATTCTGAATAGATTATCGTACCCTAAATTAGGAGCCTCTACAAAAGGAAGACAGCACAAAAGACTATGCAATTTAGATGACGCCTTATCGGTAGATGTCCCTGTGCTAAATATCTCAAACATTTTTTGATGCAGTGCTTCATCTTGCTCATACACAATGGTATTTTTACTATTATCCAGCAAGTCTGTAGGGTTAATATATCTTGTAAGTGGAATATTATTTCCATTCAGTTTTAATACATAGCCCATCGCCAATGCATCTGGGTTGCACGGAACAGGAATTAAATCATCTGGGGTAAATATATCCGTCTGTTCCAATATCTTTCTACGAACTTCTGTGAGCGTAATTCGGTCAGTTTCATGATTAAAGTGTTCCAATCTTCCTGCTATCTGTGTAGGCTGAAAAGTAACTCCTCTTACACATTTTTGTTTAAGCCCATACTCTATTATCTTACCCATTTCATCATCATTAAGCCCTTTTTGTAGGGTAACTACTAAAGTAGTTGAGAGGTTTAATTCGTTTAAATGTTCTATTGCTTTTTCTCTAATTTTCTTTAGAGTAGCCCCTCGTAATGATAATAAAGCCTCTTCTTTAAAAGAATCAAACTGTAAATAAATTTCAAAGTCAGGAGCATAGCTTTTTAAACGTTTTGCAAATTCGAAATCTTTAGCTATACTAATCCCGTTGGTATTTACCATAAGATGTTTTATCGGCAGCGTTTTGGCGTAATCCAATATCTCAAAAAATTGAGGGTGTATTGTAGGCTCTCCACCACTTATCTGCACCACATCAGGCTCCTTCTCATTTCTAACGATGGTATCTAACATCGCTTTTACTTCTTCTAAAGTTCTATGCCTACCATAAGTAGGAGACGAACCTGCGTAGCAAGTAGGACAGG
The genomic region above belongs to Riemerella anatipestifer and contains:
- a CDS encoding radical SAM protein, with the translated sequence MPTRKYTYYDYTLSLCPECLKRIDAKIVFEDHKVYMLKRCPEHGNSKVLIADDIAYYKNIRNYNKPSEMPYKFNTKTHHGCPYDCGLCPDYEQHSCLTVVEITDRCNLTCPTCYAGSSPTYGRHRTLEEVKAMLDTIVRNEKEPDVVQISGGEPTIHPQFFEILDYAKTLPIKHLMVNTNGISIAKDFEFAKRLKSYAPDFEIYLQFDSFKEEALLSLRGATLKKIREKAIEHLNELNLSTTLVVTLQKGLNDDEMGKIIEYGLKQKCVRGVTFQPTQIAGRLEHFNHETDRITLTEVRRKILEQTDIFTPDDLIPVPCNPDALAMGYVLKLNGNNIPLTRYINPTDLLDNSKNTIVYEQDEALHQKMFEIFSTGTSTDKASSKLHSLLCCLPFVEAPNLGYDNLFRIIIMQFIDAYNFDVRAIKKSCVHIVNKDNTIIPFETMNLFYRDEKVDYLNQLKKEI